Proteins from a single region of Hermetia illucens chromosome 3, iHerIll2.2.curated.20191125, whole genome shotgun sequence:
- the LOC119652592 gene encoding epidermal growth factor receptor substrate 15 homolog encodes MDSNQEVYTNSNLIGLIHDQDYRNEIADSTLQSTDSEVERNEPDVGKKSKLQGGVSPEAWSTNSDSPTPTNSVTERPWARDILWQGLLGDEHRQLLGTEEESSDRHSSDEDIDTDLESIYRINAEQLEYYKKQFSFIQPDATGLVSGHIARIFFEKSRIPVEQLRHIWQLCDVTKDGALSLSEFAAAMHLVVLRRNNIPLPQVLPSCLDPSRLIQSTQSGVSAPQEADLLHLDDEAKGVVTTNEGSYKENFIHSNNTNILGLNTSSQLTDSASPTVEESHKNYSASNSPTTETVVSPSGKDLNKDWANQNRQWTKFPESPTSNVSSPGLKPVNFDMQRTAQAVVSDPQILHPVPLRVTPVATDPHEADVSGIHRKLETLFHDVPSNSANLKPTGLKTEISTASSHLPTTSNRDSLQVNDLCGIQRPQPKKMTTKNLGAIPPPPQRDLGPTNITEDPISLPPTIIKKEQPPLPPPRPYRHARSSSLDLNKLKMNSTEANGGVPQDISLTTQHTYGAHDTQNPEFADFAHFSNLLEKDVVDASQYEILNRHSMKPSRLMATSIQSSQHISAFEVYRKPMMQQLSETLPPIIQGQNCNSSATDINQSSSSMSNAACNKRIAAISEMLRQTSFNHGKDISDVLRNLKQHNVLLLHLCKNLSEELLVIQQRKEEIRNKINCFGNNSINENLTGMGASNERTVDAARPNV; translated from the exons ATGGACTCCAATCAAGAAGTATATACAAATTCCAATCTGATCGGTTTAATCCACGATCAAGATTACCGGAATGAAATTGCTGATTCAACGTTGCAATCCACGGATTCCGAAGTGGAACGGAACGAACCAGATGTTGGAAAAAAATCA AAATTACAGGGTGGCGTATCGCCAGAAGCATGGAGTACAAATAGTGATAGCCCCACGCCCACCAATAGTGTCACCGAAAGGCCCTGGGCCAGAGATATACTCTGGCAAGGATTGCTTGGGGACGAGCACAGGCAACTATTGGGGACGGAAGAAGAGTCATCTGATCGTCATAGTTCCGATGAGGATATTGACACCGACTTAGAATCAATTTATCGCATAAATGCTGAACAGCTTGAATATTACAAAAAGCAGTTTAGCTTCATACAGCCGGATGCAACTGGATTGGTGTCGGGCCACATTGCTAG gatattttttgaaaagtcgCGAATTCCTGTAGAGCAACTGAGACACATTTGGCAGCTATGCGATGTAACAAAAGATGGTGCTTTGAGCTTATCTGAATTTGCCGCAGCAATGCATTTAGTTGTTTTGCGGCGAAACAATATTCCGCTACCACAAGTTTTACCATCATGTTTGGATCCTAGTAGATTGATTCAGTCGACGCAAAGCGGGGTGAGTGCACCTCAGGAAGCAGATCTCTTACATTTGGATGACGAGGCAAAAGGAGTAGTGACAACTAACGAAGGCAGCTACAAGGAGAATTTCATTCATTCGAATAATACGAACATTTTAGGTTTAAATACTTCTTCTCAG TTGACCGATTCTGCTAGTCCAACTGTTGAAGAATCACACAAAAATTACAGTGCATCAAATTCTCCAACAACAGAAACGGTCGTTTCTCCATCTGGGAAGGATTTAAACAAGGACTGGGCGAATCAAAATAGA CAATGGACAAAATTTCCTGAATCTCCGACATCAAACGTATCAAGTCCTGGCTTGAAACCGGTCAACTTTGATATGCAAAGAACCGCTCAAGCAGTTGTATCTGATCCCCAAATATTACATCCAGTGCCATTAAGAGTTACGCCGGTTG CTACCGATCCTCATGAAGCCGACGTCAGTGGAATTCATCGAAAGTTAGAAACTTTATTCCATGACGTACCAAGCAACTCGGCGAATCTCAAACCAACTGGGTTGAAAACTGAAATTTCAACGGCTAGTTCTCATCTACCGACGACTTCGAATCGAGATTCGTTGCAGGTCAATGATTTATGTGGAATTCAACGTCCGCAACCCAAGAAAATGACAACGAAAAATCTTGGTGCTATTCCTCCACCACCGCAACGTGATTTGGGCCCCACGAATATTACTGAAGACCCCATTAGCTTACCTCCTACAATTATTAAGAAAGAGCAACCACCTTTGCCACCACCGAGACCCTATCGACATGCGCGCAGTAGCagtttggatttgaataaattgaaaatgaatagTACAGAAGCCAATGGTGGAGTTCCACAGGATATTTCT CTTACTACTCAGCATACATATGGTGCACATGATACGCAAAATCCTGAATTTGCTGACTTTGCTCATTTTTCTAATCTTTTGGAGAAG GATGTAGTCGATGCCTCGCAATATGAGATCCTAAATCGTCATTCAATGAAACCATCACGACTCATGGCCACTTCCATTCAATCATCACAGCATATCAGCGCTTTTGAAGTATATCGGAAACCGATGATGCAACAATTATCTGAAACATTACCGCCTATCATCCAAGGTCAGAACTGCAACAGTTCAGCTACAGACATCAATCAATCCTCCTCATCAATGTCAAATGCGGCGTGTAACAAACGTATCGCTGCTATTAGTGAAATGCTTCGTCAAACCTCTTTCAATCATGGCAAAGATATTTCGGATGTTCTAAGGAATCTCAAACAACATAACGTTCTGCTACTTCATCTTTGTAAAAATCTAAGCGAGGAGCTTTTGGTTATACAGCAACGTAAAGAGGAAATTCGAAATAAGATCAATTGTTTCGGGAACAACAGTATTAACGAAAATTTGACAGGAATGGGTGCTAGTAATGAGAGAACTGTTGATGCTGCCCGACCAAATGTctaa